In Pseudomonadota bacterium, the following are encoded in one genomic region:
- a CDS encoding Glu/Leu/Phe/Val dehydrogenase, whose product MSVFSSKDFDGHEQVVFCNDSDTSLKAIIAIHNRKLGPALGGCRMYPYASDEEALRDVLRLSRGMTYKSALAGLPLGGGKAVIIGDPFTGKSEALMRAMGRFIDSLGGRYIGAEDSGTGVKDIQWMAQETAHVAGFRERRTTAGPRSGDPSPSTAYGVFVGIRAAVLHALNSTHLDGVKVAIQGLGHVGMHLAERLHNAGARLWVCDPVAARVHEAQERFGAVAVPLDEIHSQKVDVFAPCAMGAVINDRTLPQLKARIVAGAANNQLDENRHALELHRRGILYAPDYVINAGGIIDIYFEIHGDDEVAEMVKLEEIGDTLSEIFAEAGETGKTTAEIADRIAERRFMRIAKGTSASAVA is encoded by the coding sequence GTGAGTGTATTCAGCAGCAAGGATTTCGACGGCCACGAGCAGGTGGTCTTTTGCAATGACAGCGACACCTCTCTCAAGGCGATCATCGCCATCCACAATCGTAAGCTTGGTCCTGCCCTGGGCGGCTGTCGCATGTACCCCTACGCGAGCGATGAGGAAGCGCTTCGCGATGTGTTGCGTCTGTCGCGGGGCATGACCTACAAATCGGCCCTGGCCGGGCTGCCGCTGGGTGGCGGGAAGGCGGTGATCATCGGTGATCCCTTCACCGGCAAGAGCGAAGCGTTGATGCGGGCCATGGGGCGCTTTATCGACAGTCTGGGTGGGCGCTACATCGGTGCGGAAGATTCGGGAACAGGGGTCAAGGATATTCAATGGATGGCCCAGGAGACAGCGCACGTTGCCGGATTTCGCGAACGACGCACCACGGCCGGGCCGCGCAGCGGCGATCCTTCACCGTCGACCGCGTACGGCGTGTTTGTCGGTATCCGCGCTGCCGTGCTGCATGCCCTGAACAGCACCCACCTCGACGGCGTGAAGGTCGCCATTCAGGGCCTGGGTCACGTCGGCATGCATCTCGCCGAACGCCTGCACAATGCAGGCGCCAGGTTATGGGTGTGCGACCCGGTCGCGGCACGCGTGCACGAAGCGCAGGAGCGATTCGGCGCTGTGGCCGTACCGCTCGACGAAATCCACTCACAGAAGGTCGACGTATTCGCCCCCTGCGCGATGGGTGCGGTGATCAATGATCGCACCTTGCCCCAACTCAAGGCGCGCATCGTCGCCGGCGCCGCCAATAACCAGTTGGACGAGAATCGCCACGCCCTGGAATTGCACCGCCGGGGCATCCTCTATGCGCCCGATTACGTGATCAACGCGGGCGGCATCATCGACATCTATTTCGAGATACATGGCGATGACGAGGTGGCGGAGATGGTAAAGCTCGAAGAAATCGGTGACACGCTGAGCGAGATCTTCGCTGAAGCCGGAGAAACCGGTAAGACCACCGCCGAGATTGCCGATCGCATTGCCGAACGGCGTTTCATGCGAATCGCGAAGGGAACAAGTGCCAGCGCGGTGGCGTAA
- a CDS encoding indolepyruvate ferredoxin oxidoreductase family protein, which translates to MEVAVMPQAKVSLSDKFSVDVGRIYLSGIQALVRLPMMQHQRDVAAGLNTACFISGYRGSPLGGLDKTLWEARPFLERNNIRFQPGVNEDLAATAIWGSQQLNMFPGAKHDGIYAMWYGKGPGVDRCGDVFRHANAAGTSRHGGVLVVAGDDHAAKSSTLPHQTDHIFKAVMMPVLAPANVQDYLDLGLHGWAMSRYSGCWVAFKALADTVESSASVDVDPHRLQILLPEDFDMPEGGLNIRWPDPPLIQERRLLQNKLYAALAYSRANQLNRVVIDSPQPRLGIIASGKSYLDVRQAFDDLGIDDKLAAEIGIRLCKVNMVWPLDSEGVRQFAQGLEEILVVEEKRQFIEYQLKEELYNWREDVRPRVVGKFDEKGEWAFEHTDHGKVWHGEWLLPAAGELTPSMIARVIAARIERFFTSSRIQERLAFLEAKEQSLAQVPVSIQRTPHFCSGCPHNTSTRVPEGSRAVAGIGCHYMVNWMDRNTSTFSHMGGEGVAWVGQAPFTEERHIFANLGDGTYFHSGIMAIRQAVAANVPITYKILYNDAVAMTGGQPIDGTLTVPRIVRQLQGEGIEKFVVVTDGTERSYGAADLGPGVPMRHRDELDAIQKELREYSGVSILIYDQTCAAEKRRRRKRGKFPDPARRVFINELVCEGCGDCSEKSNCLSVVPVETGLGRKRAIDQSACNKDYSCLNGFCPSFVTIEGGDVRRGKALGGDESQFGELPAPDLPSTEKPWGILITGVGGTGVITIGALIGMAAHIDGKGVSALDMTGLAQKFGAVYSHVRIADRSDDIHAVRIAAGEANAVIGGDLVVTASFEALAKMRSDLSRAAVNCAEVPTSDFVRNPDWEFPLRRMQKMIIDAVGEGRADFFDAAALATRLMGDTIATNLFLLGYAWQKGLVPVSQEALLQAIELNGVAVEMNRKALLWGRRAAHDLARVQSFAQLKAVIPIHPTQPLEELLAERMDYLTRYQNAAYAQRYQALVKRTQRAESPLHSTLLAEAVARSYFKLLAYKDEYEVARLFSEPAFMDKVREEFEGDYSLRFHLAPPLLAQPDPQTGEIRKRSYGPWMMRLFRGLAPFKVLRGTVFDLFGRSAERRAERQDIADFEALVEQLLPKLSRENHALAVELAGLPMGIRGFGPVKERNREKVKQRASELLSSYREEKQSPEAA; encoded by the coding sequence ATGGAGGTCGCGGTAATGCCGCAAGCCAAGGTTTCTTTGAGTGACAAATTTTCCGTAGACGTCGGGCGCATCTATCTTTCGGGCATTCAGGCGCTGGTGCGATTGCCCATGATGCAGCATCAACGCGACGTCGCTGCCGGCCTGAACACCGCCTGCTTTATCTCCGGTTATCGCGGATCGCCGCTCGGCGGACTCGACAAAACGTTGTGGGAGGCCAGACCCTTCCTCGAGCGCAACAACATCCGCTTCCAGCCGGGGGTGAACGAAGACCTTGCGGCCACCGCCATCTGGGGCAGCCAGCAGCTCAACATGTTTCCCGGCGCCAAACACGATGGCATCTACGCCATGTGGTACGGCAAAGGCCCCGGAGTGGATCGCTGCGGCGATGTGTTCCGTCACGCCAACGCTGCGGGCACTTCGCGCCACGGCGGCGTGCTGGTGGTGGCGGGCGATGATCATGCCGCCAAGTCCTCGACACTGCCGCACCAGACCGATCATATCTTCAAAGCCGTCATGATGCCGGTGTTGGCGCCGGCCAATGTGCAGGATTATCTCGATCTCGGGCTGCACGGCTGGGCGATGTCGCGGTACTCGGGCTGCTGGGTGGCGTTCAAAGCGCTGGCCGACACCGTGGAAAGTTCCGCCTCCGTGGATGTCGATCCGCATCGGCTGCAGATCCTCCTGCCGGAAGATTTTGACATGCCGGAAGGCGGACTCAACATACGCTGGCCCGATCCGCCGCTGATCCAGGAGAGGCGCCTGCTGCAGAACAAGCTCTACGCCGCGCTGGCCTACAGTCGCGCCAACCAGCTCAACCGCGTGGTGATCGACAGCCCGCAGCCGCGCCTCGGCATCATTGCCAGCGGCAAGTCCTACCTCGACGTGCGCCAGGCCTTCGACGATCTGGGCATCGACGACAAGCTGGCCGCCGAGATTGGTATCCGCCTGTGCAAGGTCAACATGGTGTGGCCGCTGGACTCCGAGGGCGTGCGTCAGTTCGCGCAGGGCCTGGAGGAGATCCTGGTCGTCGAGGAGAAGCGCCAGTTCATCGAGTATCAGCTCAAGGAGGAGCTCTACAACTGGCGCGAGGATGTGCGCCCGCGCGTGGTCGGCAAATTCGACGAGAAGGGCGAGTGGGCCTTCGAGCATACCGATCACGGCAAGGTGTGGCATGGCGAATGGCTGCTGCCGGCGGCCGGTGAACTCACGCCGTCGATGATCGCCCGCGTGATCGCGGCGCGCATCGAGCGCTTCTTCACCTCGTCGCGCATTCAGGAACGCCTGGCCTTTCTCGAAGCCAAGGAGCAATCACTGGCGCAGGTGCCGGTGTCGATCCAGCGCACACCCCACTTCTGCTCCGGCTGCCCGCACAACACCTCGACCCGCGTGCCCGAGGGGAGCCGCGCGGTGGCCGGGATCGGCTGTCACTACATGGTGAACTGGATGGATCGCAACACCTCCACCTTCAGCCACATGGGTGGCGAAGGCGTGGCCTGGGTCGGGCAGGCGCCGTTCACCGAAGAGCGCCATATCTTTGCCAATCTCGGCGACGGCACCTATTTCCACTCCGGGATAATGGCGATTCGCCAGGCGGTGGCGGCTAACGTGCCGATCACCTACAAGATCCTCTACAACGATGCGGTGGCGATGACCGGCGGTCAGCCCATCGACGGCACTTTGACGGTGCCGCGGATCGTGCGGCAGTTGCAAGGCGAAGGCATCGAGAAGTTTGTCGTGGTCACCGATGGTACCGAGCGCAGTTACGGTGCCGCGGATCTGGGTCCCGGTGTACCGATGCGCCATCGCGATGAGCTCGACGCGATCCAGAAAGAGTTGCGCGAATATTCCGGCGTGTCGATTCTCATCTACGATCAGACCTGTGCGGCGGAAAAACGTCGTCGCCGCAAGCGCGGCAAGTTCCCCGATCCCGCGCGACGGGTCTTTATCAACGAACTGGTGTGCGAGGGTTGCGGCGACTGCTCGGAGAAATCCAACTGCCTCTCCGTGGTGCCGGTCGAGACCGGTCTGGGACGCAAGCGCGCCATTGATCAATCCGCCTGCAACAAAGATTACTCATGCCTGAACGGCTTCTGTCCTTCGTTCGTGACCATAGAGGGCGGCGATGTGCGCAGGGGCAAGGCGCTGGGGGGCGATGAGAGCCAGTTCGGCGAGCTCCCCGCACCCGATCTGCCGAGCACCGAGAAGCCCTGGGGCATACTGATCACCGGCGTGGGTGGCACCGGCGTCATCACCATCGGTGCACTGATCGGCATGGCAGCGCATATCGATGGCAAGGGCGTCAGCGCCCTGGATATGACCGGGCTCGCGCAGAAATTCGGCGCCGTCTACTCGCATGTGCGCATCGCCGATCGTTCCGACGATATCCACGCCGTGCGCATTGCCGCCGGCGAAGCCAACGCAGTGATTGGCGGCGACCTGGTGGTAACCGCCAGCTTCGAGGCGCTGGCCAAGATGCGCAGCGATCTCTCGCGCGCCGCCGTCAACTGCGCCGAGGTCCCTACCTCGGATTTCGTGCGTAATCCCGACTGGGAATTCCCGTTGCGTCGCATGCAGAAGATGATCATCGATGCCGTCGGTGAAGGACGGGCGGATTTCTTCGACGCAGCCGCACTGGCAACGCGCCTCATGGGCGATACCATCGCCACCAATCTCTTCCTGCTCGGCTACGCCTGGCAGAAGGGTCTGGTGCCGGTATCGCAAGAGGCGCTGCTGCAAGCCATAGAGCTCAATGGTGTCGCGGTGGAGATGAACAGGAAGGCGCTGCTCTGGGGTCGGCGCGCAGCGCACGATCTCGCCAGGGTGCAATCGTTCGCCCAACTCAAAGCGGTCATACCAATCCATCCGACGCAGCCACTGGAGGAGTTGCTTGCCGAGCGCATGGACTATCTCACCCGCTACCAGAACGCAGCGTATGCGCAGCGCTATCAGGCGTTGGTGAAGCGCACGCAGCGTGCCGAATCGCCGCTGCACTCCACACTGCTTGCCGAGGCAGTGGCGCGCAGCTACTTCAAACTGCTGGCCTACAAGGATGAGTACGAGGTCGCGCGCCTTTTCAGTGAGCCGGCATTCATGGACAAGGTGCGGGAGGAGTTCGAAGGCGATTACTCGCTGCGGTTTCACCTGGCGCCGCCGTTGCTGGCGCAACCCGATCCGCAAACCGGCGAGATCCGCAAACGCAGCTACGGGCCGTGGATGATGCGGCTGTTTCGCGGGCTTGCACCGTTCAAGGTCCTGCGCGGTACGGTCTTCGACCTGTTCGGCCGGAGCGCGGAGCGCCGTGCCGAGCGCCAGGATATCGCCGATTTTGAAGCGCTGGTGGAGCAGCTGTTGCCGAAACTCAGCCGCGAGAATCACGCCCTCGCCGTGGAGTTGGCTGGATTGCCGATGGGCATACGGGGGTTCGGACCGGTGAAAGAGCGCAACCGGGAGAAAGTCAAACAGCGTGCCAGCGAATTGCTCTCCTCTTATCGGGAAGAGAAACAGTCGCCGGAAGCGGCGTAA
- a CDS encoding YqcC family protein, with product MRHREEIILQITDAIEGELRRLELWELHTPAPEALLSEQPFCFDTLTFTQWLQWIFLVRVRKTITNGLPLPTRSDIHPLAEHVFADLDFDSAALLKSIKRFDRAISQSPDDTGSP from the coding sequence TTGCGCCATCGGGAAGAGATAATTTTGCAGATTACCGATGCCATCGAGGGCGAGTTGCGACGCCTGGAGTTGTGGGAATTGCATACCCCCGCACCTGAGGCACTGCTGAGCGAACAGCCGTTCTGCTTCGATACGCTGACTTTCACCCAATGGTTGCAGTGGATTTTTCTGGTGCGCGTGCGCAAGACGATCACCAACGGCCTGCCTTTGCCGACCCGGAGCGATATCCACCCCTTGGCCGAGCATGTATTCGCCGACCTCGATTTCGACAGCGCCGCGTTGCTCAAGTCGATCAAACGCTTCGATCGGGCGATTTCTCAATCGCCGGATGACACGGGTTCTCCGTAG
- a CDS encoding DUF2917 domain-containing protein, translated as MNAKAIDCTLATSIHPLDRGELLEVKDGNGTTVSVASGSVWITQHHDTRDILIEAGESFHLDRCGVAVISTRQSSQVRLSGTNAQVHGPQVVLLRTGERNEFRASLMQRLGALATQIRGSVVHWLMPMTRLGY; from the coding sequence ATGAACGCCAAGGCAATCGACTGCACGCTAGCGACCTCTATACACCCCCTCGATCGCGGCGAGCTTCTGGAAGTAAAGGACGGCAACGGCACCACGGTTTCGGTAGCGAGCGGCTCCGTTTGGATCACACAGCATCACGACACCCGCGATATCCTGATCGAGGCGGGTGAGTCGTTCCATCTCGACCGTTGCGGCGTAGCGGTCATCTCCACGCGTCAATCGAGCCAGGTGCGCCTCAGCGGGACAAATGCTCAGGTGCACGGCCCGCAAGTCGTACTTCTGCGGACTGGTGAACGCAACGAGTTTCGAGCATCACTGATGCAACGACTGGGTGCGTTGGCGACGCAAATACGGGGAAGCGTCGTCCATTGGCTGATGCCGATGACACGGTTGGGGTATTAG
- a CDS encoding PAS domain S-box protein → MNSPVGAGVVNRLCATLDRLGKGYAWFDARLRLLAWNDAYAQLLALPAEVLTLRAPLQSLVRFRAERGDYGTSDVEALIDEQLARCRANEAVVSEQQLGAGSALRIVLQPLAELGVLQICEDISEAYNARQALLQSEERYDFAMRAINEGVYDWDLGDDTVYYSTRVREALGLAPEQLRTANDWGSRIHPDDFPIFRAAYVAHVKGETGRFECDFRYRAQDGSWRWARQHGLALRDGSGRACRIIGSTGDITELKQAELELGRARDALEEQNQRLRAEIEAHRRSQATIEYLVDEIRSEHRFGEIIGRSPVLKQLTAQMELVAETDSTVLILGETGTGKELVARAIHELSRRRDKPLVKVNCAALPRDLVESELFGHEKGAFTGATQLRRGRFELADGGTLFLDEVGELPLELQVKLLRVLQEQEFERVGGDRTLRTDVRLITATNRDLQGLVQLGEFRSDLYYRLNVFPLRIPPLRERREDIALLIQHFVAGAAKKTGKALTGVDADFLERALRYDWPGNIRELENAIERAAILATGTKLTDAEFIDAPPAPTADGVESIAAMQSLEQVEREHIRRVLKTTHGVIEGTQGAALKLGLKPSTLRGRMRRLGIHKHE, encoded by the coding sequence ATGAACTCACCTGTGGGGGCTGGTGTGGTCAATCGGTTGTGCGCAACGCTGGACCGGCTGGGGAAGGGGTATGCCTGGTTCGATGCGCGGTTGCGCCTGTTGGCCTGGAACGATGCTTATGCGCAGTTGCTGGCCCTACCCGCGGAAGTGCTGACCCTGCGCGCGCCGTTGCAATCGTTGGTTCGTTTTCGCGCCGAGCGGGGCGACTACGGTACGAGCGACGTGGAGGCGTTGATTGACGAACAGCTCGCCCGATGTCGAGCCAACGAAGCCGTGGTCAGCGAGCAGCAGCTTGGTGCAGGAAGCGCGCTGCGCATTGTGCTGCAACCGCTCGCGGAACTTGGTGTACTGCAGATCTGCGAAGATATTTCCGAAGCGTATAACGCCAGGCAGGCGCTGCTGCAAAGTGAAGAGCGGTACGATTTCGCGATGCGGGCGATCAACGAAGGCGTCTACGACTGGGATCTTGGCGATGACACTGTCTACTACTCCACCCGCGTACGCGAAGCCCTGGGACTTGCACCGGAACAGCTGCGAACCGCGAACGACTGGGGCAGTCGTATCCATCCTGATGATTTTCCCATCTTTCGCGCAGCCTACGTTGCCCATGTTAAAGGCGAAACCGGGCGCTTCGAGTGTGACTTCCGTTATCGGGCCCAGGATGGAAGTTGGCGCTGGGCACGGCAGCATGGGTTGGCACTACGGGACGGTTCGGGTCGCGCGTGCCGCATCATCGGTTCAACCGGCGACATCACCGAACTCAAACAGGCTGAACTCGAGCTTGGCCGGGCAAGAGACGCGCTGGAGGAGCAGAATCAACGGCTGCGCGCCGAGATCGAAGCGCACCGACGCTCGCAGGCGACCATCGAATATCTCGTAGACGAGATTCGCAGCGAGCATCGTTTCGGCGAGATCATCGGGCGGTCGCCCGTGCTCAAGCAACTGACCGCGCAGATGGAACTGGTCGCGGAGACCGATTCGACAGTGCTTATTCTCGGAGAAACGGGTACCGGTAAAGAACTCGTCGCGCGCGCCATCCACGAACTGAGCCGCCGACGCGACAAGCCGTTGGTTAAGGTCAACTGCGCGGCGCTGCCGCGTGATCTGGTCGAAAGCGAACTCTTCGGGCACGAAAAGGGAGCGTTCACCGGAGCAACGCAGTTGCGTCGGGGCCGCTTCGAACTGGCCGATGGCGGCACGCTGTTTCTCGACGAGGTAGGCGAGTTACCTCTGGAACTCCAGGTCAAACTGCTGCGCGTACTTCAGGAACAGGAGTTCGAGCGTGTGGGGGGCGATCGCACGCTGCGCACCGATGTGCGGTTGATTACCGCCACCAATCGTGATCTGCAGGGTCTGGTCCAACTCGGGGAGTTCCGCTCCGACCTCTACTACCGTCTCAACGTCTTTCCATTGCGCATTCCGCCGCTGCGCGAAAGACGCGAGGATATCGCGCTGCTGATTCAGCACTTTGTGGCCGGTGCGGCGAAAAAGACGGGCAAGGCGCTGACGGGGGTCGATGCCGATTTTCTCGAACGTGCCCTACGCTATGACTGGCCGGGAAATATCCGTGAACTGGAGAACGCCATCGAGCGTGCCGCTATCCTCGCCACAGGGACAAAGCTGACCGACGCTGAGTTCATCGACGCGCCGCCGGCGCCAACCGCCGACGGTGTGGAGAGCATCGCGGCGATGCAGTCGCTGGAACAGGTGGAGCGCGAACACATTCGCCGGGTACTGAAAACGACTCATGGAGTGATTGAGGGGACACAGGGAGCCGCGCTCAAACTCGGCCTCAAACCCAGTACGCTGCGGGGTCGCATGCGCAGGCTGGGTATTCACAAGCATGAGTAA
- a CDS encoding peptide-methionine (S)-S-oxide reductase MsrA, translating to MNLFHAHKKAALPTPEQALPGRMTAMPVAERHYVNNHRIVPPFPEGMELALFGLGCFWGAERKFWETPGVYATAVGYAGGYTPNPTYEEVCSGETGHNEVVRVVFDPKTITYEQLLAVFWQAHNPTQGMRQGNDVGTQYRSGIYCVSEAQRLAAEASRDSYQQALTRSGRDGITTEIRHAPEFYYAETYHQQYLAKNPGGYCGLGGTGVAFPD from the coding sequence ATGAATCTGTTTCACGCACACAAGAAGGCCGCCTTGCCGACGCCGGAACAGGCGTTGCCCGGGCGTATGACAGCGATGCCGGTCGCGGAACGCCACTATGTCAACAATCACCGCATCGTGCCGCCGTTTCCCGAGGGGATGGAACTGGCGTTGTTCGGCTTGGGCTGTTTCTGGGGCGCGGAGCGCAAGTTCTGGGAGACGCCGGGTGTCTACGCGACCGCTGTCGGCTATGCGGGTGGCTACACGCCGAATCCAACTTACGAAGAGGTCTGCTCGGGTGAGACCGGTCACAACGAGGTGGTGCGCGTGGTGTTCGATCCGAAAACGATCACTTACGAACAATTGCTGGCGGTGTTCTGGCAGGCGCACAATCCGACCCAGGGGATGCGTCAGGGAAACGATGTCGGCACCCAATACCGTTCCGGCATCTACTGTGTCAGCGAAGCGCAGCGCCTGGCGGCTGAAGCTTCCCGCGATTCGTATCAGCAGGCGTTGACCCGCAGTGGTCGCGACGGGATCACTACCGAGATTCGCCACGCGCCCGAGTTTTACTACGCGGAGACATATCATCAGCAGTATCTTGCAAAGAATCCTGGTGGCTACTGCGGGCTGGGCGGTACGGGGGTCGCGTTCCCGGATTAA
- a CDS encoding magnesium transporter, which produces MSIVAKLTNLYMERHPREAARVMSGLPVAEATELLRNTPPSAAAATLRQLPSFWNAGMLAELPSKTSIPILLQLPLVTQVSILRQMTPPRREELLKTLPQENSEPLQRLLPYSSGSAGALIDPHVFTVVEEATVQEVLSQAKHGHPSLRYYLYMVDRNHRLIGVLTLRQLMQADPKQAITELAAPTVHTINAAARERDIVNNPHWRHFHMMPVVDDDNTLLGIIRYETLRETEQALHARDEEDTALATLLSLGELYWTGLAGIFRGIGADDALARKSTKDG; this is translated from the coding sequence ATGAGCATCGTCGCGAAACTCACCAACCTCTACATGGAACGCCATCCCAGAGAGGCCGCTCGTGTGATGAGTGGCCTCCCCGTCGCGGAGGCGACGGAACTTCTGCGTAACACGCCGCCCAGCGCCGCGGCAGCCACGCTGCGACAACTTCCCTCTTTCTGGAACGCCGGCATGCTGGCGGAGCTGCCATCCAAAACCTCAATACCCATCTTGCTGCAGCTTCCGTTGGTCACCCAGGTTTCGATTCTGAGGCAGATGACACCGCCGCGGCGCGAAGAGTTGCTCAAGACGCTGCCGCAGGAAAACAGTGAGCCGCTGCAGCGTTTACTTCCCTACTCCAGCGGCAGCGCAGGCGCGCTGATCGATCCCCATGTTTTCACTGTCGTCGAGGAGGCGACGGTGCAGGAGGTGCTCAGCCAGGCCAAACACGGCCACCCGAGCCTGCGTTATTACCTCTACATGGTGGACCGCAATCACCGGTTGATCGGAGTGCTCACCTTGCGCCAACTCATGCAGGCTGATCCCAAGCAGGCGATCACCGAGCTCGCTGCACCGACGGTACACACCATCAACGCCGCGGCCCGTGAACGCGACATCGTCAACAACCCGCATTGGCGCCACTTTCACATGATGCCGGTAGTGGATGACGACAACACCCTGCTCGGCATCATCCGTTACGAAACGCTGCGCGAAACCGAGCAGGCTCTGCACGCCCGCGACGAGGAGGACACAGCACTGGCCACGCTGCTCTCGCTGGGTGAACTTTACTGGACCGGGTTGGCCGGGATTTTTCGTGGTATCGGAGCGGACGATGCCCTGGCCCGCAAATCAACGAAGGACGGCTGA
- the mgtE gene encoding magnesium transporter — MNAQSPTEQMFMASTYVRQFPAEAAEQLESVAVKEVVAFVRRLNLESIIELLTRLSLALGARCIVDLPVTTRLRVAEALDPGRLAALLSHLKEAERTRLLESLPTGLRNEINELMTYPEGSAGTLMEHRFVTVGPDTLASDALRRLRRAGGSRGNCILVVNAAGQLLGLITTSALVFAKSRQKVEELLGAATPSIHVLEPREEVVEMISRHHLSRLPVIDTHGCPVGIIHQEALVKAAQDEALADLQTMVGAGREERALSSPLFAVSKRLPWLNINLLTAFLAAAVVGLFENTIAQFTALAVLLPVVAGQSGNTGAQALAVVMRGLALREIRLRHAWQVMSKEGLAGAINGVAIAIVTAIGVYLWSQSGGLALVIGVAMVISMSLAGLAGAAIPLVLTRLGQDPAQSASIILTTVTDVVGFFSFLALATVLSGIL, encoded by the coding sequence ATGAACGCTCAATCGCCAACCGAACAGATGTTCATGGCCAGCACTTACGTCAGGCAGTTTCCGGCGGAAGCAGCCGAGCAGCTGGAGAGTGTCGCCGTCAAGGAAGTGGTGGCTTTCGTAAGGCGTCTGAATCTGGAAAGCATCATCGAGTTGCTGACCCGCCTGTCTCTCGCTCTGGGTGCACGATGTATCGTGGACCTCCCCGTCACGACCCGCCTGCGGGTAGCCGAAGCACTGGACCCTGGCCGCCTGGCGGCCTTGCTCAGCCATCTCAAGGAGGCCGAGAGAACGCGGTTGCTCGAATCACTGCCAACGGGATTGCGCAACGAAATCAATGAACTCATGACCTATCCCGAGGGGTCTGCCGGAACCCTGATGGAGCACCGTTTCGTCACCGTCGGACCGGATACGCTCGCGAGCGATGCGCTGCGCAGATTGCGTCGCGCCGGAGGCAGCCGTGGCAACTGTATCCTGGTTGTCAACGCAGCCGGACAACTGCTCGGCCTGATCACCACCAGCGCATTGGTATTTGCGAAAAGTCGGCAAAAGGTTGAAGAATTGCTCGGCGCGGCGACTCCCAGCATCCACGTGCTCGAACCGCGCGAAGAGGTGGTTGAAATGATCTCCCGCCACCACCTGAGCCGACTTCCTGTCATCGACACCCACGGCTGCCCGGTGGGCATCATCCACCAGGAAGCGCTCGTCAAGGCCGCGCAGGACGAGGCACTGGCCGATCTGCAAACCATGGTCGGTGCCGGCAGAGAGGAGCGTGCACTATCGAGCCCCCTGTTCGCCGTCAGCAAGCGTCTGCCATGGCTGAACATCAACCTGCTCACCGCATTTCTGGCCGCCGCGGTTGTCGGCTTGTTTGAGAACACCATTGCTCAGTTCACTGCGCTGGCCGTATTGCTGCCCGTGGTCGCCGGCCAGTCGGGCAATACCGGGGCACAGGCACTGGCTGTGGTCATGCGCGGTCTGGCATTGCGCGAGATCCGGCTGCGTCACGCCTGGCAGGTGATGAGCAAAGAAGGTTTAGCCGGAGCGATCAACGGCGTAGCGATCGCCATCGTTACCGCCATCGGCGTCTACCTGTGGTCACAATCCGGCGGCCTGGCACTGGTGATCGGCGTTGCCATGGTGATCTCGATGTCCCTGGCCGGCCTGGCGGGTGCCGCCATCCCCCTGGTGCTTACCCGTCTGGGTCAGGATCCCGCCCAATCGGCATCCATCATTCTCACCACGGTTACCGATGTCGTGGGTTTCTTCAGTTTTCTGGCACTGGCCACCGTACTGTCTGGAATTCTGTAG